One Elephas maximus indicus isolate mEleMax1 chromosome X, mEleMax1 primary haplotype, whole genome shotgun sequence DNA segment encodes these proteins:
- the RS1 gene encoding retinoschisin — translation MENRVGTLPGGLQESGKERVLGGRECPYHKPLGFESGEVTPDQITCSNPEQYVGWYSSWTANKARLNSQGFGCAWLSKFQDNSQWLQIDLKEIKVISGILTQGRCDIDEWMTKYSVQYRTDESLNWIYYKDQTGNNRVFYGNSDHTSTVQNLLRPPIISRFIRLIPLGWHVRIAIRMELLECVSKCA, via the exons ATGGAAAACAGAGTTGGGACACTACCAGGTGGCCTTCAGGAATCTGGAAAAGAGAGGGTTTTGGGTGGGCGtg AATGCCCATATCATAAACCCCTGGGTTTTGAATCAGGAGAGGTTACACCAGACCAGATCACCTGCTCCAACCCAGAGCAGTACGTTGGCTGGTATTCATCCTGGACTGCAAACAAGGCCCGGCTCAACAGTCAAGGCTTTGG GTGCGCCTGGCTCTCCAAGTTCCAGGACAACAGTCAATGGTTACAAATCGATCTGAAGGAGATCAAGGTGATTTCAGGGATCCTCACCCAGGGGCGCTGTGACATCGATGAGTGGATGACCAAGTACAGTGTGCAGTACAGGACCGATGAGAGCCTGAACTGGATTTATTATAAGGACCAGACCGGGAACAACCGG GTCTTCTACGGAAATTCGGACCACACCTCCACAGTCCAGAACCTGTTGCGCCCCCCTATAATTTCCCGCTTCATCCGACTGATCCCACTGGGCTGGCATGTTCGCATTGCCATCCGGATGGAGCTGCTGGAGTGCGTCAGCAAGTGTGCCTA